CGCTTACTGCGACGGCCTGATGGTTGCCCGGGGAGACCTGGGCGTGGAGGTCCCGGCCCAGGAGGTTCCGCTGATTCAGAAACGGCTGGTGCTCCGCGCCAAAAAAGCGCGTATCCCCGTGATTATCGCCACCCAGATGATGGAGACGATGATCACCAGCCTGACCCCGACCCGGGCCGAGGTAAACGATGTGGCGAATTCCGTGATGGACGGTGCCGATGCGGTGATGCTCTCCGGGGAAACCTCGGTGGGGAATTATCCGGTACAGGTTATTGAGCGGATGTCGAGTATCCTGAAAAGCGTGGAGAGCTCGGAACTCATCAAAGTCCCACACGACCCGCCCCACGTCCGTACCAAACGATATATCACCAAGAGTGTCTGCTACCACGCGGCGCTGATGGCAAACGAAATCAAGGCGAAGGCAATATCCACGCTGACCAACAGCGGGTATACCGCCTTCCAGATTTCCGCCTGGCGCCCGGGCGCGCATATCCTGGTATTCACCTCGAACAAGCGGATACTGTCCCAGCTGAACCTGCTCTGGGGAGTCAAGGCATTTTACTACGACCGGTTTGTGTCCACGGACGAGACCATCGAAGACGTCAACAAGATCGCCTGCCAGAAGGGATACCTGGAAGCCGGCGACATGCTCATCAGCCTGGCGGCCATGCCGATCAAGGACAAAGGGATGGTCAATACGCTGCGGGTTACCGAGATCGACAGTTGTAATTTCTGATCCGGCCACCGTGTCCCCCGGGCCTGCCTACGTGTTCGTGCCCCCCGGGGCTCTTCCCGCGTTCGTGCCCACAAGGCCCGCCCTTGCGTTTAAAATTCAAACTTTAATTG
This genomic window from Robiginitalea biformata HTCC2501 contains:
- the pyk gene encoding pyruvate kinase produces the protein MPSHKKTKIVATLGPATSDKEVLRRMIEAGVDVFRINFSHANYEDVGNRIRMIRELSEELGLYTAILADLQGPKLRVGVMSGEVVVAPGDEILFKTGKPFEGTAEEVYMNYENFPRDVKPGERILLDDGKLIFEILETNGKDSVKAKVIQGGPLKSKKGVNLPNTNISLPALTEKDIKDAEFAISQDVDWMALSFVRHSQDLMDLQELINKHSEHKIPIIAKIEKPEAVDNIDKIVAYCDGLMVARGDLGVEVPAQEVPLIQKRLVLRAKKARIPVIIATQMMETMITSLTPTRAEVNDVANSVMDGADAVMLSGETSVGNYPVQVIERMSSILKSVESSELIKVPHDPPHVRTKRYITKSVCYHAALMANEIKAKAISTLTNSGYTAFQISAWRPGAHILVFTSNKRILSQLNLLWGVKAFYYDRFVSTDETIEDVNKIACQKGYLEAGDMLISLAAMPIKDKGMVNTLRVTEIDSCNF